From the genome of bacterium:
CAGACTAATCACCAAGCATATTCCTGGAGAAATAATCGAATGTCAAGAATAAGTGACTACGAACCAATTGTAGGGGTAGAAGTAATCAACGAATTAAAGATGCTTGCCCGGAAACTGAAGAATAAAGTTGTTCAGAATGTTAACTCTACTTCAGTGGGTGGGGGAGTAGCTGAGATTCTTGGCCGAATGGTTCCCCTCCTGCAAGATTTGGGGGTAGATGCCCGCTGGGATGTACTGAAAGGAGGAGAAAAGTACTTTCAGGTAACCAAGAAGTTCCATAATGCTCTTCATGGCACGAAAATGGAGATTACCGGTGATGACTACGAAATTTTTCTTGAAACTACAAGGGCAAACATTGAACAGATGGAATTTTATGGCGATATTGTTTTCATTCACGACCCTCAGCCGGTAGCTTTAGTAGAAAAGAAAAAATACTTGAAGAGCAGGTGGATCTGGAGGTGCCATATCGATTTCACCTCTCCAGACCCCGAAATATGGAAGTTTCTTAAATCCTTTGTAGAGCAATACGATGCCTGTGTTTTTTCAGCGCCTACTTTCGCTCGCCCGTTGCCCATTAGGCAGTTTTTAATTTCTCCTTCCATCGACCCCTTAAGCGATAAGAATAGAGACTTATCCGAGGAAGAAATTAATAATGCGCTTGAGAGACTAAAGATAAATAGAGATAAGCCAATAATTACTCAGATTTCTCGTTTCGATTACCTTAAGGACCCTTTTGGGGTAATCGAAGCCTTTAACCTGGTTAAAAAGTATGTCGACTGCCGGCTGGTTTTGGCTGGAGGAGGTGCAATTGATGACCCTGAAGGACAAAAAGTCTTTCAGGAAGTAGTAGAGAAGGCAAGCAATGATCCAGATATCCTCGTTTTACTTCTCCCTCCGGCAAGCGACCTGGAAATCAATGCCTTACAAAGGGCATCTACAGTCATTCTCCAGAAGTCTCTTAGGGAAGGTTTTGGGCTTACAGTGGCTGAGGCTTTATGGAAGGCCAAGCCAGTGGTTGCTTCTGCAGTGGGGGGCATACCTTTACAAATTGCCCATAAGTATTCTGGCTTACTTTCCCATACAGTGCAAGGAACTGCCTATTGGATTAGGCAGCTCCTCCATAGTCCCGAGTATGCAACAAGGCTGGGTGAAAATGGGAAGGCACACATTAAGCAAAATTTCCTCCTTACCAGACACTTGAGAGATTATCTGCTCCTTTTCCTATCCTTAGAAGAAGAAGAGGACATAATTTATCTCTAAATTCTCTCGAACTGAATGCTCCTTTCCTAAAATATCTCTCCTCTTTTCCGTTTCTCTTCTAAGCCATCTTCTTGAATTCCCTGTTATTCCTATGGTTTAATATGGGAGAAACAGCACCCTCTTTAGAGGTTAACTTTTTGTTAAGTTTATGTTAAGTTTGTATTAAGTTTGTGTTAAAAATGTGGTTGACAAAATCAGGTTTCTGTAGTAACATAATGAAGGGAGCTTGATAAGAGTTGTTTTGACAACATAATAGGTAAGTTTAAATTGTCCGATAAAGGCAAACCTCGAGAAATCGAGGGGCGCAAAACCTCGGATCTAAGGAGCCACCTCTATGATGGCCGGGTTGCCGAAGACAATAACAATAAAGAATATAATATTGAGCCGAATAAGCAGGAAAATATGCTTGTTCGGCTCTATATTTATCATATTAACTATAGTTCCTTTAAAGACTATTGCATTTGCTGAGACTACTGACCAGACTGTTTTGGGAAATCTCCACATTGTCAATGACACCCTGTTTGGAAAATTCAATTATGGCAATGAGAACGTGGAAGGATTTCTGGAAGCTAAAGAGTCTTTCCCCGGAGGGATAAGCGGCTTTGTGATAGGGACAAATATTGGCTTGGGTTCTCCTGAGGCGAATTTTGGAAAAGGGAAAATAGGCTTAAAAGTATGCTTTACCAATGATAATCCGGTATTGGAGCGAAGCGCTCTTTTTAAAATAGGAGCCGAATGGCTTCCCCAATGGAATCTTGCCTCCACTCGCTTAAAAGCCAAACTGGGCCTTAGAGGTGGTTACCTTTCAGTAACTACTACTACCGAACCGATAGACCCACCATATCCTTCTCAACTCCTCTATGGAGCCGAAAGTGGCCTCTCCATTTCCAAAGAGCTCAAAGGGATAACTTTTGAGACCGGTGCTACCGGATATGTAACCTACAGCTTCTATAATCAGAATAATCAAGTGGATAATTCCGGAATTAAGGTACAAGCGGGTAGCAGAATAGAGGTTCTCCCGGTCATATTAAAATTGGGATGGAAGGGAACTCTGATAAACTATAATCAAGACAAATACTTTTTCCTGGATACTATGAGAGAGGACAGCTACGAA
Proteins encoded in this window:
- a CDS encoding glycosyltransferase, producing the protein MSRISDYEPIVGVEVINELKMLARKLKNKVVQNVNSTSVGGGVAEILGRMVPLLQDLGVDARWDVLKGGEKYFQVTKKFHNALHGTKMEITGDDYEIFLETTRANIEQMEFYGDIVFIHDPQPVALVEKKKYLKSRWIWRCHIDFTSPDPEIWKFLKSFVEQYDACVFSAPTFARPLPIRQFLISPSIDPLSDKNRDLSEEEINNALERLKINRDKPIITQISRFDYLKDPFGVIEAFNLVKKYVDCRLVLAGGGAIDDPEGQKVFQEVVEKASNDPDILVLLLPPASDLEINALQRASTVILQKSLREGFGLTVAEALWKAKPVVASAVGGIPLQIAHKYSGLLSHTVQGTAYWIRQLLHSPEYATRLGENGKAHIKQNFLLTRHLRDYLLLFLSLEEEEDIIYL